DNA from Plutella xylostella chromosome 19, ilPluXylo3.1, whole genome shotgun sequence:
AGTATCACAAACCTGCACAACTAACCCCTATTCTCCCCCCAACAGATAAACGAAGCGTTCGCCGCCCAGACCCTGGCTTGCGCCAAGGAGCTAGGGCTGGACCGCGGCCGGCTCAACGTGAACGGAGGCGCCATCGCCATGGGGCACCCGGTGGGCGCGTCGGGGGCGCGGATCATGGCGCATCTGGCTCATGAACTCAGGTGAGCAAGGACTGAAGGATGAAGGACGTTACTGAATGATCGGTTAGatacagtattgtgcaaattaagGGCCCTTACAGGGTGAACACGATtgtaaatttgaaaaaaatacatttattagttctaaaataaaaaaaacagagatatattaatacaatttaagttgttttaatagaaaatgtgtcTTCCTTGGCttttataacttcttcaaAACGTTTTggcattttttataaattttcacttgtgttcacattaatttgcacaatactgtagTTATGTAGGACGTAGAAAAGGAGGCGATTGATGGGTTAAGTATGAATAGTGGCTAAGAAACGAAGGACGTAGAAAAGGACGCAGACCATCTGTCTCGCTTGACAACATCTTCAAGATTGTGGGAAGACCATTGCCTTATATATTACTGGGTAGACAGTGGTTTAGACTTGTACAGGACCAGAAGTGGTCTGCAGGAACAGTGGGTTGTAGAGGCAGATcaccatcatcagcctatagcagtccacagctggacgtaggcctctcccaaagcacgccactggatgcgatctatagagGCAGATGACGATGTTTATTTTTCAGACCTTTCGATCGGATGTTCGCGTTTCGCGTTCCCAATGTGCCTTTAAATGCGAGGGAGAGGTCTGATAAGATGGTTCCCACGTTTATAATAGCTCAAGTTTGTACGGTTTGTACGACCGGTGTGTATGGGGTACGGGTATACACCGGTCCTTTcgaaataagtaaataatccTTAATCCAGTTCCAATAAGTTTTCATGTTGTTTCAGACGCCGCGGCCTGAAGCGCGGCATCGGCTCGGCCTGCATCGGCGGCGGGCAGGGCATCGCGCTCCTCATTGAGACAGTTTAAatgattatgtaattttattgttgaaagattttatatattttaatattattttctgtaaatactgtaaacttttgttgtataaattgaataaagtatttttacaTGTTACCTACTAGTTTGTGCGTTATTACCTTGTAGTTAAAGTAGTAACTATGCCCTTTTAGGCTTTTACAAGATTAATAACGCTATATGGTAGAATGTACATCCATACGTCTGCCTCCCCTGTCagatacttattaaataaaattttattatttaatcttgACTTACTTAACTACTCACATTATTTACAACGTTGTTTTCGGCAttcaattgtttttattacagCCGCACTGAGAAAGTAATCACTCTTTATCAACTCGTCAGTTTGTTTGTGATGATAACAACTTGCTTCATATTGTTGCTATTCATTTGTTCTTCACAACAACCTCGTATATCTGTGCTGGTACATTTATCAAAAGTTATCTTGTATTGTGTTGTGGAGAGGttgtgtaataaataagtacttaaaatggCGCTGTCCAAAGGTTAGTTTTACTGAAACTAAATAGCTTATTATCCTTATCCTAACATAATCTAATCAAAATCAAATAGCCACACATGTGTAAGTTATTAGATAAATGATTGTAAAGTATATAATAGCATCATACTTATATGATATCAAAATagtttttgtaatttgaatTTCCCAGAAATATTCATAGTTGCCGCGAAAAGGACGCCATTTTGCCAATATGGCGGCGCGTTGCGAGAGTTGCCAGCCGCGCTCGCCTTCGCTGCGGCGGCAAAGGAAGCCATGCAAACTGCCAGAATCGACCCCAGCATTGTCGATGCTACTATTGTCGGGAATGTTAACTTCGTAAGCAAAATTTTATATCATTTAGTTAGTATTCAGAATAACGATATCTAGGCTAGCTGACTACTAAGTGTACCTCGTTTACATTCAGCCGAAGTGAGCAGGGAAGTGGGCAGGGAAGGCGGCAGGGAAGTGGGCAGGGCAGTGTGTAAACGCGATACTTCTCATGCCGCTGCCATTGCCACTCGTGCTGCCCGGCGCTCCCCTAAATGGCGGTTTTTTGTGCGGAAGTCAAAGGACCCGCAGCGCGAGCGGCAGTGCGTGTTTACATTCAGCTCCGACGCTCAGTACTCGCCGAGCGCCTGGAGGAGGTTCACTGGAACTTAAGTTGATTGTCTGATAAATTTCGGggttttaacattttttatcgAGAGCTAATTTCTTACGTACTATGGGTACATTCGAGTAACGCATGTGTCTTTTGTTTCTACTACGGATAGTGATCGTttaggtaattaaaaattaaaaaaaaataattaaaaattaaaaattctttattgacaccatacttaaactaaaaaatCTAAGGTGAGAAACTTAAACATTAAACatctaaaacataaaacttaaaaaattaatacttttaagaacttaaaaaaatataacttgtacttaacttaaaaatgaaatggtattcaaaagaaaataaaaaacttaagaattacaataaaaaatcgagtaagtaacaaaaagaaaactttatacaaaaaataatattggtGGTGTATTTCCTATGAGTGTGTCAGTGCAACTTGCAGGCAAATTGCAacgactgaaccgattttaatgcaTCAGATAATGTTGTATCGCTCCTTAGTGGTCGTTTCATTTTTCTGTCTATACATTTTTTCTCCCTATATAAAATGAGACCGCGGCCGATGTAATTATTTCGACGTCTGCCATTGCCGACACTTGAAAGCGAAGTGAGTGGTAGGGCAGTATGTAAACACACACTCCTCTCGATCCTGCTGCAGCAATATTTAGGGAATTATTGCCGGCAGCGCGAGGGGCAGCGGCAGGGGCTGAATGTAAATGGGGTTAAGATGCTTTTGGAATCAGCCCAAGAATGGAATAGCATTCTAGCCTCTTTGTGTTTCACTGCTAAGCAAAGGCGTCCCTATAGACTCCTCACATCCCAGTTTTTTTACTCAGGCCACTGAAcgtattaatttttattctaCTTTAGGCAGACTGCTAATATGGTGATTAGTCCTCCATATAGTTGACAAATATAGCATACAGCCCTTAGTTCCGAAAGCCACTTCCATATGTAGGACATCCATAAACCATGAACCCCCTTTTGCTCCAGCTAAGCCAATGCGACGGCGGCAAGACGGCTCGTCACTGCGGCCTCTACTCGGGGGTCCCCGTGGAGCGCCCCGCGCTCGGCGTCAACCTGGCGTGCGGGGCCGGCCTGCAGGCTGTTATTAGTGGGTGCATTGTGAGTTGAGAATTACTTCTTCGTATTCGAGTGTGTCGGTGATCAACACTTATCAACGACGATCTGTTCTGACTGCCTATCCGTTCTGGTGACAAACCTTGAGCTAAACTAGATGtatctaagtatttattattatttatgcttCTATTACTGTTCGGAATACCTATTCTGAACATCAGAAAGAAGCTACTTGTATATACCTAACTAATCTAGCTAACGTTAAAAGTCCTGAAAGATGAATGATGTaagaataagtttaaaatatttttatgtaactacttataaattaatcaATTTAGATGCTCAGCAGGTATCTAGAATAATAACTAAGATGCCACCATGATGTTCCGGTAACAAGTGATAATAATCTTATCTGCTCTTCCACGGTAAACTGATGAAATCATCACAATCTCTTCACAGGAGCTCCTAACAACCCCAGCCAGCGTAATCCTCACCGGCGGCACAGAGATCATGTCATCACTCCCCCTCCTCGTCCGCAACGCAAGATTCGGCACCACTCTCGGCGCACCCTACCAGTTAGAAGAGTACATCAGTAAACAACACAGGGACAGCTACAGTGGACTAACCCTGCAGGAGAGTGCGGAGATGCTGGCCAAGGAACACCAGGTCACCAGGAAGGAGGTTGATGAGTTCGCGCTGCAATCGCATTTGAGGTGGAATGCTGGTGAGTTTGAAtagtgtttttaaatattgggAAACGCTGAGGGCACTCTTGGTCTCATTGCTCACTTCTAATTTGTATTAAGCCTGTAGCCAGGGTCGCCACCTCATTATCTGAAGAACCAGTCATCATCAACCATAAGCCACAAAATAGCGCTTTGACACTCTTTCATCGGCGTTCCTTATCCAGCCCATACTATGGCTACCTGTCTGAGGTCTTCAGTCTAATAGGCGCAACGCACTATATGCTTGCCAGTTCGTGGTCTCAACTCATGTGTTCTTTACCAGACATGGCTGTTACGTTACCAAATTTAACCAGTCCCGTTCATTCACAGCTCACGAAGCAGGTATACTAAAAGAGCAGATAGCTCCAGTGACAGTCACCATCAAGAACAAACAATTGAATGTAGACGCCGACGATGTGAGAGACGTCACTGAAGAGAGTTTGAGTGAACTGACGCCGTCGGTAGAAGACGGGACTGTGGTCACTGAGGGTAATAGTTCTGTGAGTATCTGTACTTTCTAGAAATAGTTATAGCCCGACGAAATAGAGCTTAGGGACTTGGGTTTAATATGACTACTTACAGCCaacattatacttacttatgtccTTGTTAACTTGAAGTACGTCCAAGCAATAGTCCCTTTGTGCACTGAATTTGAACACATGAAAGCAGTCATACAGAGTAAATCCGATGGCCCTATGCCCCTTTTGTGGTTAGAGTAACAATGACCGCAGTGTTTTTTTTCCGCGTCACTACTTACTTGTATCTGAAATTCTATCCTAAGCTCATCAATTCCTATTCTAATCATTTATCACCACCATAAAattctttaatttatttttttaacatcctAGCGGCCAGCAGACGGCGCAGCAGCCATCATCCTTGCCGACGCCAGCGCCATCTCTCGATACAACCTCACACCGCTAGCGCGCGTGGTTGCGTGGAGCCGCCGCGGGGTGGCgccggcgcgcgcggggggcgctgCGCAGGAGTGCGCCAGGGAGTTGTTGAGTGGGAGGGATGTGGATCTTATTGAGGTTTGTTGGTATACTCGAAATACTTATCACTCAGGAGCAAAAATTAAGAATTACTGGATTCTTTTAACTGTGAAAATggattttatactttatttgggGTCAGATTTTTAACAGATCTGTTTATTGTGACCATGGAATACGCATTGGGACGGTTGAGGTTGAGACCTATGCCGATTGAAATCTATTAAACCATGCTTTACTTTTATTCGTTGTTGTTTTGTGACTTAAGCTGCTTACagacagaccggccaaacgaacgttaacgaacgggtttcgttgacctccgttgctgcaatctgccctgtattatgtatgataaatatccatcgttgggcgttcgttgggccggtctgtacgcagctttaaacAATTTCCGCAGATAAACGAAACGTTCGCAGCGCAAGCCCTCATAACCGCTAGA
Protein-coding regions in this window:
- the LOC105384039 gene encoding 3-ketoacyl-CoA thiolase, mitochondrial yields the protein MALSKEIFIVAAKRTPFCQYGGALRELPAALAFAAAAKEAMQTARIDPSIVDATIVGNVNFLSQCDGGKTARHCGLYSGVPVERPALGVNLACGAGLQAVISGCIELLTTPASVILTGGTEIMSSLPLLVRNARFGTTLGAPYQLEEYISKQHRDSYSGLTLQESAEMLAKEHQVTRKEVDEFALQSHLRWNAAHEAGILKEQIAPVTVTIKNKQLNVDADDVRDVTEESLSELTPSVEDGTVVTEGNSSRPADGAAAIILADASAISRYNLTPLARVVAWSRRGVAPARAGGAAQECARELLSGRDVDLIEINETFAAQALITARELRVDRGRVNVNGGALAVGHPAAATGAAMAVNLVYELRRRNLKTAVATSSCGGGQGVAIMLEGL